The DNA window AGTACTGGTTGCCGAAGGTCACCGGCGTGACGGGGTCCTTGGACACTGCGGCCCTCGGGTCGACGTTCGCCGGGCACTCCGGCTACAGCTGCGCCGCATACCCATGGTCTAGCGTCGGGTCCGGCGCCAACGGTCCCCACAGCCGTCCGGAGACGCCGTGCTGCAGTGCCGGAACAAGGTGTCTTGCGCCGACATCCTCGCCATGGCCACCAGAGATGCCATAGCCTGGTACGCCATCACCATAGTGACCGTTTCATCCCTTGCCAGAACCAGAACCAAGCAAATCCAAGGTGACAGTTTGCTCGCGTGTACGTGTATTCATCGATCAGGGCGGAGGCCTGAACAGCAGCGTCGACGGGAAGCTGCTGGCACCCTTCTTCAACCTGGACCAGCTCAACAAGATCTTCGCCACCAACAGGCTCTCGCAGAGTTGCAGGCCGACATGATCGCCCTCTCCGGTGTGTACGGTAAAAACAAGAACGAAAGCCTTGAAACGAATAGTACAAATAGCAAAAGGATGAAGAAGGAAACTCTTTTCGAAAGACGCAAACAAAGACCAATCGCTGCAACACCCAGGCTACAAAACAAAAGAAGCGCACCAAGGAAAAGCGAACTAATCACAGGCGGCAAGATGAAGGCGAAAGCGAAAGCAAGGTAGGTAACCGGACGTAAGCGACGGCGGACGGAAAAGGAGATCAAGCGAAGCAAGGATCGCCAAACTCAACCTAAGAAGGGACGGGAAAGCAAAAGCAGCCAAGCTAGCGAGAACTTACCCTAAGAAGTTAGGTTGGCAACGGGGCAGGGCGGGGCCGGGGGAGCCATCCCCGCCCCCACCCTGATCCCCGACACGGAGTCCCCGCCCCGTATTCGAAATGCTTAACGGGGCAAAAACGTCCCCCCCCGCCATGTTCCCCGCAGATCCCCGATCCCCGATGGGGCCCGCGGGGACGGCCGATGCACCCTAGCCTTGAGTCGATGCGCCGGGTGGGTGCCTGGGTCGATGCGTCGGGTGGGCACCATCACACCATGGCACAACGGCAGCGAGTAGAGGTGCTGCGCACCCGGGATCCAGCTCGAGGTTGGGGCGGGTGGCATGCGGCGGCCCGCCGAGAGGAGCGGGAGGAGGTGAGAGCTCGCCGGCTTGAGGTCGGGGGCGGGTgcagagaggggaggggaggaggggtgcgggagctcgccggctcgaggtcgggggcggcgtgcggggaggagaggagaggagcggGAGCTCGCGACTCAAGGTTGGGGCGGCGTGCGGGGAGGAGCCTAAGAGAGGAGCGGTACGGCGGGATGCGGGAGCCTTGGGGTCGGCTGGTCAGAGGGttagggcggcgcgcggcgaggAGAGGATCAGGACTGCGGGAGGCTTCTAGGGTTTCCAATTAGACCATCTTGGGCTGAGTTTTCAATGGGCCATGTATTATTTCGAATCGCCATGGGCCTCCACGTGGTAAACCCCTCCCCGGCCCGCGCCCAAGTCCCCCGTGGGGAAAAATGTTCCCCCGTCCCCCGTTAACAGGGCGGGTCCCCGCGGAGCCCCGCTACCGCACGGGGAATTTTGCCACCCCGACTAAGAAGCAAAGAGGGGGAAATGAAGACCGATGAATACGTCGGTAGAAAACTTTTATCCAGATGTCACTTGCACCGGAAGCAACCAACCCGCGGCACGCAGCTGCCACCGCAGCGCAAACCAAGGTACGCGTCAACTGTGCAGCTGGACGAGACGGATCCACGTCGCCCAGCCGCCAAGGGAAAGGATAGGGAATCGACACTAACCACCGGATTAAAATCGGACAAAACATACTATTTCTGCTAACGTGGCCACGCTTGCATGGGCTCAGAGTCAGATTTGCTCGGCCCAATTGCAGAATTGCTTATCAGGTCTCGCAAGCAAGCATAGAACCTGGGCAgcttcggctctcctgggatGGGCATTTTGATATGAATAAACTTCGCGCCACTCTCTGATGGCCCAATATGCAACGCAACATAGCACGAGCAGACCAATTCAGGGGCCATGAGCTGTCTCTCCTGTTTGATTGTTATTGATTTGCCTGCTGATATTTTTAGACGTTATCTGCTGAATATTATATACAATACCAAAGTCAGCAAGAATCGTTTGGAATAATCCAGCTCTGAATTTATTACACAAGGAGTCAACACAAGCAAAGTCTTTGAACAATATTTTTCAGGCATGAACGGGACGTTGACCAAGCAGCATGCATGGAAGCCCGATCCAGATCCACCACAAATCGGTCACGCTTAGGCCACTGTCAGTTTGTCCTCAGGTGGGGCAGCGGCGCCTGTGCCCTGCGCCACGCACCGGTGCAGCACCATCGTCTCAACGGTGAGCCCGGGTCCGAACGCTACCATGGCCCCCCACTCGGGCGCCCCCTTCTCCATCCGGCGGCGCAGCTCGTCGAGCACGAAGATGACCGTGACGCCGAACATGTTCCCGTACTCGCTCAGGATGCGCCTGCTCGCCGCCAGCTTCTCGGGCTTGAGCTGGAGCACGGCGTCGACCTGGTCCAGGATCGCCGACGAGCCCGGGTGCACGTCCCAGAACAGGTCGTTCCATTCGGCGCAGATGCCGAGCGGCTCGAACGCGTCGAGGAGGCAGCGCTCGATGTTGTCGCCGATGAGCACGGGTACCTGCCTGGTGGAGATGTTGCCGCCGTAGCCGCCTTTGGTGAGGTGCATGGCGATGACGTCTTCGGACTCCGGTATGATGGTCTGCGCGGCGGACACGATCTCGAACAGCGGGTGCTCTCGGACGGCGGGGGTCGTGATCACGGGATCGGCGCCGACGACGACGGCCCCCGCGCCGTCGCCGAAGAGGCCCTGGTTGATGAGCGTCTGGAAGCAGCCCTCCTCGGGCCTGTTGAAGAGCAGGACGGTGAGCTCGGCGCAGACGACGagcacgcgcgcgccgcggtTGTTCTCGGCGAGGTCCTTGGCGACGCGCAGCGCGGCGGCTCCGGCGAAGCAGCCGTTGAGGTAGAGCATGGTGCGGCGCACGGTGGGGCGGAGGCCGAGGAGCGGGACCAGCTGGAAGTCGACGCCCGGGATGTGCGCGCCGGAGTTGGTGGTGACGACGAGGTGCGTGATGTCGGCGGCCGGGCGGCCCCACTCGGCGATGGCCCTCCGGGAGGCCTCCGCGGCGAGCTCCGGCACCGCGGCCTTGGCGATGTCTAGCCGCGCGTCCAGGGACGGCGCGTGGAGGTCCAGGAATTCTGGGTGCGCGCCCAGCAGCTCCTCGGTGTGGTGCAGGTAGCGCTTCTGCACGCCCAGCTTCTGGCCTGTCGTTGGCAACATCGAGCATTGTGAGACGTGCATGTTGTTAGGCCAAATGTCAAAGATAGATCAGCTGGTTGCGTGCTTACAAACTCTCCTGAACTTGTCCTTGAGGCCGGTGAGGTGGTCGCTCTTGGTGGCGCGGAAGTAGAAGTCGGGGAAGTCGTCCTGGAGCACGCAGTTGGCCGGGTTGGCCGTGCCGATGgcgagcacggcggcggggccgtCGGCGCGCCGCGCGCGGCAGATCTCGCGGACGTTCGCCGCCGGAGCGCTTCCCATGGTTGCTGCTGTTGCTACCAGCAGCCGTAGACAGAGCTAGTCGATGTTGCTGTCGCAGGTGGCTCTTGCTGAAAGGC is part of the Panicum hallii strain FIL2 chromosome 2, PHallii_v3.1, whole genome shotgun sequence genome and encodes:
- the LOC112882055 gene encoding bisdemethoxycurcumin synthase-like, which produces MGSAPAANVREICRARRADGPAAVLAIGTANPANCVLQDDFPDFYFRATKSDHLTGLKDKFRRVCQKLGVQKRYLHHTEELLGAHPEFLDLHAPSLDARLDIAKAAVPELAAEASRRAIAEWGRPAADITHLVVTTNSGAHIPGVDFQLVPLLGLRPTVRRTMLYLNGCFAGAAALRVAKDLAENNRGARVLVVCAELTVLLFNRPEEGCFQTLINQGLFGDGAGAVVVGADPVITTPAVREHPLFEIVSAAQTIIPESEDVIAMHLTKGGYGGNISTRQVPVLIGDNIERCLLDAFEPLGICAEWNDLFWDVHPGSSAILDQVDAVLQLKPEKLAASRRILSEYGNMFGVTVIFVLDELRRRMEKGAPEWGAMVAFGPGLTVETMVLHRCVAQGTGAAAPPEDKLTVA